In Amaranthus tricolor cultivar Red isolate AtriRed21 chromosome 5, ASM2621246v1, whole genome shotgun sequence, a genomic segment contains:
- the LOC130814294 gene encoding glucan endo-1,3-beta-glucosidase-like, producing the protein MYYYPLSYQTLSRVLSLSLNVSSSSLHIPPLLTSQIFFNALSISHSKSSTFILKLSKMANQTHLLLTFFLLIFTHTAVSSFIGVNYGRVADNLPPPSTVANFLNSQTTLTSVKLFDCDPQILQSFANSGISLTVTVPNSDLISLTDPTTAQSWVATYIIPYHPQTIIRYIAVGNEVHFSRDKTLIDNTVKAMRTLNQALISANLTEVKITTPHSLAILPPFSSPSSGRFQKGYNNVFFIPMLEFLRQTKSTFMVNPYPYFGFNSSMIDFAVFRKNDGVLDKRTRLRYYNMFDYLMDGVYSAMKRVGYEDVEISVGETGWPSAGDANEPAANYDNAVSYNRNLVKHLRSGRGTPLMPNRTFETYIFALFNENLKPSVSERNYGLFRPDFSAVYDVGVLKSPAQVPVAPSPSDANQKWCVAKSDASDVTLQGNLDYVCGSGIDCKPIQDGGPCFSPNTVRSHASYAMNAYYHLNGQDAAACYFDGSGIVTSNDPSYEACQYVA; encoded by the exons ATGTACTATTACCCGTTGTCGTATCAAACTTTATCACGTGTTCTCTCTCTATCTCTTAACGTGTCTTCTTCTTCCTTACACATCCCTCCATTATTGACCTCCCAAATATTCTTTAATGCTCTTTCTATTTCCCACTCAAAATCCTCCACCTTTATTCTCAAACTTTCAAAAATGGCGAATCAAACCCACCTCCTCCTCACTTTCTTTCTCCTCATTTTCACCCACACCGCCGTCTCTTCTTTCATTGGCGTTAATTACGGCCGTGTTGCAGACAATCTTCCACCACCGTCAACCGTTGCAAATTTTCTCAATTCCCAAACTACCCTCACCTCCGTTAAACTCTTCGACTGTGACCCACAAATCCTTCAATCCTTCGCTAACTCAGGTATTTCTCTCACCGTTACCGTCCCCAATTCTGACCTCATCTCTCTCACTGACCCCACCACCGCCCAATCATGGGTTGCCACGTATATCATCCCTTACCACCCTCAAACAATCATCCGTTACATTGCCGTTGGTAATGAAGTTCATTTCTCTCGGGACAAAACCCTAATCGACAACACAGTAAAAGCCATGAGAACACTTAATCAAGCTTTAATTTCTGCTAATTTAACCGAAGTTAAGATAACAACCCCACATTCGTTAGCTATTTTACCCCCATTTTCTTCCCCAAGTTCTGGACGTTTCCAGAAAGGGTATAACAATGTGTTCTTCATTCCAATGTTAGAATTCCTCCGTCAAACTAAATCGACATTTATGGTAAATCCTTATCCTTACTTTGGGTTCAACTCCTCCATGATTGATTTCGCTGTTTTCCGCAAAAACGACGGCGTTTTGGATAAGCGAACACGGTTGAGGTATTACAATATGTTTGATTATTTGATGGATGGAGTTTATTCTGCTATGAAACGGGTGGGTTATGAGGACGTGGAAATATCAGTGGGTGAAACCGGATGGCCTTCAGCCGGAGATGCAAATGAACCGGCGGCGAATTATGATAATGCGGTCTCGTATAATAGAAATTTAGTAAAACATTTGAGGTCAGGTAGAGGAACACCATTAATGCCGAACCGGACATTCGAGACGTATATATTTGCACTGTTTAATGAGAATCTTAAACCGAGTGTTAGTGAGAGGAATTATGGGTTGTTTAGACCGGATTTTAGTGCGGTTTATGATGTCGGCGTATTGAAGTCGCCGGCTCAG GTACCAGTAGCACCGTCACCGTCAGATGCAAATCAGAAATGGTGCGTGGCAAAATCAGACGCTTCAGATGTAACGTTACAAGGAAACTTGGATTATGTGTGTGGATCAGGAATTGATTGCAAACCCATACAAGATGGTGGCCCTTGTTTTAGTCCCAACACCGTTAGATCTCACGCATCGTACGCGATGAACGCTTACTACCACCTCAACGGTCAGGATGCTGCTGCTTGTTACTTTGATGGTTCCGGAATCGTCACCTCCAATGACCCTA GTTACGAAGCATGTCAGTATGTGGCATAA